The sequence GTAAAAGTCCATACTTCGTCCCCAGAAGGTGAGATTTTCTTTACAGTATTGTCCTGCGCCCCACTATAGACGTACCCATCTGCATCTACTGCTACTGCATAGACATTGTGTGTGTGCCCTGTAAAAGTCCATACCTCAACACCTTGTGGCGAGATTTTCTTTACTGTATCGTCCAATGACCCACTATAGACGTACCCATCTGCGTCTACTGCTACTGCCCAGACAGAGCCAGTGTGCCCCGTAAAAGTCCATACTTCGCCCCCAGAGGGTGAGATTTTTTTCACTGTGTTGTCCTGCGCCCCACTATAGACGTACCCATCTGCGTCTACTGCTACTGTATAGACAGCGCTTGAATGCCTTGTAAAAGTCCATACCTCAACACCTTGTGGCGAGATTTTCTTTACTGTATCATCCGATGCCCCACTATAGACGTACCCATCTGCATCTACTGCTACTGCATAGACATTGTGTGTGTGCCCTGTAAAAGTCCATACCTCAACACCTTGTGGTGAGATTTTTTTCACTGTGTTGTCCTGCGCCCCACTATAGACGTACCCATCTGCGTCTACTGCTACTGTATAGACAGCGCTTGAATGCCTTGTAAAAGTCCATACTTCGTCCCCAGAAGGTGAGATTTTCTTTACAGTATTGTCCTGCGCCCCACTATAGACGTACCCATCTGCATCTACTGCTACTGCATAGACGTAACTTGTATGTCCCGCAAAAGACCATATCACAGGCAAATACTCAAAGTTTTTATCTTGTATAAAATCCCCTAGGCTATAATCCCCCCCTTCACCCTGTAATATAAAAGCATTCGTACTTGCGTTATACCTCACCGTATAAATGCCGTTAGCTTTAAGATCGTCAACCTGTTTGCCGTCCGACTTACGAATAGGCTTAGCGCCCTTACCGTTAACATTTAACGTCGTCACGCCCGTCGCCGCGTTATTTACCCGGAAAGACACCGACATACCGTCCGTCAACGAACCGGCGCCGGGTTAAGCGTTACAGCGTAGTTGTTCGTTCCGGTGGCTGACGCGTACGGCGTGTGGTTTACGTAGTCTGATACGTGGTTGTTGAACTCTACCTCACTCGCCTGTCTGACGTTTGTTACGTTGCCAAGCCCGACCTGCGCCTTCGTCACGCCATGCGGATTGTCCGTCTTGTCTGCGTGTCTCTTCACCTGCTCCGCCGCGTTTTCGCCTTGTAGGTAAAACACGTCGTCTACCGCACTAAAGCGCACCGGATATACGCCGCCTGCGCTGAGAATGACGTCCGTACCGTTGCCGTTTTTAATCGGTTTTGCCGGCTCATTCGTCAGCTTGAGCGTTACGGCGCCAGTCGAATCTGCGTCTACCTTTAGCGCTAAGGACAAGCCGTCCGGTAACGATGGCATCGGTAGGTGTACGCTGTATTCGTTGCCGTTTGCGGTCGCGTCGATAAACAGCGTGTGAGAAACTATGTCGTTAACGTGATCGGCAAACTGGTCGTAAAATGCGTCATACTCCGCTTTTGAAGCTTGTTTAACGTTATCGACGTTGGATAAACCGACCTGCGCTTTCGTGACGGCGTGGGGGTTCGTGGTGTCGGTGATGTGAGTATCAAGTTGCTCTGCGCTGATAGATTTTTCTACGATTTCTTTTAAAGATTCATAGGTTTGGTGGAAGAACCAGTTATGCCACTGCGCCGGAGGTTTATCCCCTTCTTGCCACCCTGCGTCTAACTTTGATTGCGGCGGCTTAACGCCTTGCGCATTCCATTCTGGAAGTTCTGTATTGAGTTCCATTTAAAAACCCCTTTCTACACAGGAATTTCATCAGGATTATAGAGCGCTCCATAATAACCACCGTTATTAGAATCTATGCTCCCAAATCCTTTGGTTAAATCATTTTCAAGTGGTACACCGCCATATTCAAAAGTGCCTTGCAGATCGACAGATTTGACCGCTACTCCTGCAGCCACCGTTCCTGCGACGAATTGAACGAATTGCTTACTAGACATTCCGACTTCATTTAATCTTTGAATCGGTATTTCGATGATTCTTAACCCGGCTGGCTCAGGACTATCATCTGTCCATGTTTCTTGTATGCTGATCTCTGATGGATCGGCATCTATCGCCATGGACAGAACCTCAATGATTGTATTTGTGTCGCCTTCCGACATGTCACGAGCTGTTTTTGAACGAAGCATGATGCGGTATATCTCATCTGTCGCTTTTCCTCTGTGCTGATCCGAGTCACGACCTATATCATCTAGCGTTTGCCCTTTTGCATTATCAATCACACGCCACGCTTCTATTTTTTCAAATGTGGCTGTCAGTTCGTCCAATTGTGATGTGACAAGACCTATTACCTTCCTTAAATTAGAGTTAGGATTTTTGTTGTAAGCATCTGAAAGAAGATTCAAGAGTTTCATGACACAGTCACCTTTTCGTAATCTGTCATAGCTACTTGAGTAGGGTTAATTTCAATTGTGTTCATCGGCAATAGGTTGTCAGGATCAGTACCTATCTCTAACACAGGAATGCTTGTCACTCCTGTAATTTTGTGTATTTCATAAACAACCATCGTAAAAATCATATCCTGACCTGCTGTTAATCCTGTGTACACATTGCCGTCATAGTCAGTTCCGCCAACATATTGAATAATCGCCGTACGGACTTGCTCATATCCATCGGCAGGGAATTCATTGTCTGTTTCAACTTGCACATTGAAGTAAATATAAACTTCTTCAGCGCGTGAGAACCCAACAGGCACTATGTTCCCTGAATCGTCAACGATGTCTATAGTTATTTGGCCATACGGTTGTATTCCTGCAGCTCTTCTTCTAAAGATCGCTTTTGCAATATCGTTATCTTCTCCGCCAATAACAAACACTTCAAAGCTTCTGCCCGGTCTGCCGCTTTGGTCAGTCTCAAGTGATAGATTTTCCGCTACAGTAGCTGTGCGTACACCTTCAACCCCTAACACCTCAGCCCTTATTCCATTTGTAGAAGGTGAATTACCTGTGCTGTGGGACTGGTCATATCTTTCTTTTAATTCTTCATCTGTTTCCTCATCTCGACCGCCTGAAATTGGGTCAGGGTTAACAACATCACTTACACCAACAAGAGGCGTCACGATGTCTGTTACGGTGTTAGCTTCTGTATTGCTATCACTACCTGCGAGTTGAGCTATAACAGGAATCTCGACAGTGCCTGCTCCGGATATGGTTGCGTTCTCTGTTGTCTCGTACGTTTGTTTTCCGTTACTGACGATAAACCCTGATTCAATTAACGTACCTTCGTCGCCAGTTACTTCAATGAGACCTTTTGCTTTTTCGGCAGGTCTGCGTCTCATCAGGCGATTGTCAACCAAACCGTCGAGAGTTCGGCCAGTAGCTTTGTGTACAAAACCGCCATTGTATACCTTTTCTGCTAGTTTCCATACACCTGATAAACCGAAGGCAATCAAAGAAATAAGTTTTCCGTTGATTCCGCTTTCTGTGCTTGAGTTTTCACCGAACAACCTTTTCCATTCACTTGATAGTTCAGCGCGAATATCGACATAACGCTTACGTTTAAACCCATCTTTCGTAAGACCAAACACTAAAACACCTCCCTCATCTCCAACTCATCACCATTTGTTAAAACAACAATAAAAAAGATCGAAAGCGTTCGTTTGCTCCGATCTGATTCTAAAGTTAAATTTTTTATTCTATCTACTTCTTCAACCTGTTCTGCTACGTCGTCCAAAGCATCTTGAACATACTCTGTGTCTACGTCCTTCCCTTGCACAACCGAATAATCAAGACCTTCTAGTGGATCAAGGAACCACTCATTCTTGTTTGTTTTGAGTGTATCGCGAAACCTTTGCCTGATTTCCTCTTTTTCTGCAACTTCCGTGAGCTGATTATCCACTAAGACTAGATCACCTGTTTCATCTACGTTCAACGCCTTCAAGTCATATCACCTACCAGTCCTGTGATGATCGCTGAGGTTAATCCATGAGGCTCCTTTGAATCGCCGTTGCCTTTTCTGCCTTTTATAGCATCTGACAAATCATAGTCTGGTATAGACACAAGAACTATGTCGCCTTTTTCGTAGAAAGGAAATAAAATCACATCTTCGGTTTGACTGTCTTCATATGAAACGGTTATATCACCGTTGTTAATCGTGTGAGATGTACCCATATCAGGGATTGGAGAATGATTCACCGATCCACCTTCCAAAACAATTTTCTTTGGCATCTTAAACCTTTGCCTTTGAGCGCGTGCATTAATGACCTTCGGTAAAGGACTTCCGTTCTCATCCAGAAACAACGGCTCTAAATCAGCAATTCCGGTAGACTCTTCATATTTTTCGATTTTGCATATAACACTTGTGTGAATCATACAACCACTTCCATTTCAGTGATCATTTCTCTATCTGAATAAGAGTGCGTACCACTCCGCACACGTCCCTTCACCTTCACATCTTTCGCTTCTATGTTAACGATGCTATTCGGTTGAATTCGGTGGTTCAACAAGGCTGATACGTTAA comes from Litoribacterium kuwaitense and encodes:
- a CDS encoding baseplate J/gp47 family protein encodes the protein MFGLTKDGFKRKRYVDIRAELSSEWKRLFGENSSTESGINGKLISLIAFGLSGVWKLAEKVYNGGFVHKATGRTLDGLVDNRLMRRRPAEKAKGLIEVTGDEGTLIESGFIVSNGKQTYETTENATISGAGTVEIPVIAQLAGSDSNTEANTVTDIVTPLVGVSDVVNPDPISGGRDEETDEELKERYDQSHSTGNSPSTNGIRAEVLGVEGVRTATVAENLSLETDQSGRPGRSFEVFVIGGEDNDIAKAIFRRRAAGIQPYGQITIDIVDDSGNIVPVGFSRAEEVYIYFNVQVETDNEFPADGYEQVRTAIIQYVGGTDYDGNVYTGLTAGQDMIFTMVVYEIHKITGVTSIPVLEIGTDPDNLLPMNTIEINPTQVAMTDYEKVTVS
- a CDS encoding WD40 repeat domain-containing protein — encoded protein: MSFRVNNAATGVTTLNVNGKGAKPIRKSDGKQVDDLKANGIYTVRYNASTNAFILQGEGGDYSLGDFIQDKNFEYLPVIWSFAGHTSYVYAVAVDADGYVYSGAQDNTVKKISPSGDEVWTFTRHSSAVYTVAVDADGYVYSGAQDNTVKKISPQGVEVWTFTGHTHNVYAVAVDADGYVYSGASDDTVKKISPQGVEVWTFTRHSSAVYTVAVDADGYVYSGAQDNTVKKISPSGGEVWTFTGHTGSVWAVAVDADGYVYSGSLDDTVKKISPQGVEVWTFTGHTHNVYAVAVDADGYVYSGAQDNTVKKISPSGDEVWTFT